A window from Sinanaerobacter sp. ZZT-01 encodes these proteins:
- a CDS encoding DUF6103 family protein codes for MSTTELKLSFPTEKLEALRFFMDKKELTIEQELQDYLDKTYEKAVPTQVREYVESRMEQTPATQEPPGAPAVRERPVRQSRRQRELAAAEPQMDAPPQEEPSEDSPQENQSMNMSM; via the coding sequence ATGAGTACAACCGAATTGAAGCTGTCCTTCCCAACGGAAAAGCTGGAAGCCCTCCGCTTTTTCATGGATAAAAAGGAGCTTACCATTGAACAGGAGCTGCAGGATTATCTGGATAAAACCTATGAAAAGGCAGTTCCGACGCAGGTGAGGGAATATGTGGAGAGCCGCATGGAGCAGACGCCCGCAACACAGGAACCACCGGGGGCTCCCGCAGTTAGAGAACGTCCGGTACGCCAAAGCCGCCGCCAGAGAGAGCTGGCTGCTGCTGAGCCTCAAATGGACGCTCCCCCTCAAGAAGAACCCTCGGAGGATTCGCCTCAGGAAAACCAGAGCATGAACATGAGTATGTAA
- a CDS encoding peptidoglycan DD-metalloendopeptidase family protein, whose protein sequence is MGVLIATILTPFILIIVMITSLLSGTANHNNAAVALSFHGGVISGQVPEDYRQYIEDMRQSFSELDTAISEITPLIEDGSLDSTQVKAIFYALYFGADSLRGMDYQVFADCFVRYEERTRTWTDEDKVEHKETYTVAVPLTSLPEIYARLEETLGLYISYEKQANASEIYYRALHGTGAPGEGDGFDQWADWMPDQLSGLTYDLPVGETGAGAVQLALSRLGDPYSQERRGQGDYTDCSYLVQWVYRQLGVKLPGTAAEQGKYCVNNGLTISKSNLASGDLVFWSHKVNGRYLNITHVGIYAGDGKVVDASSSRGQVVYRNLFDADKQVLYARPYVENKAQASSSGLHSPLGNGWRSMVTSEFGGRTDPITGAWSGHSGLDLGASKGTPIRAAAAGTVQTVSYGSTGYGYYLTIDHGGGVVTLYGHCSDLLVTQGQTVKAGEIVAKVGSTGRSTGNHLHFEVRINGTAQNPRSYLP, encoded by the coding sequence GTGGGTGTTCTCATCGCTACCATATTAACGCCCTTTATTCTGATCATCGTCATGATCACAAGTCTTTTATCAGGAACCGCAAACCACAACAATGCCGCTGTTGCACTTTCTTTTCATGGTGGCGTTATATCCGGTCAGGTGCCGGAGGACTACCGGCAGTACATTGAGGACATGCGACAAAGCTTCTCAGAGCTGGACACGGCAATCTCAGAAATCACTCCCCTGATAGAGGATGGAAGCCTTGACTCCACACAGGTCAAGGCCATTTTTTATGCTCTGTATTTCGGCGCAGATTCCCTGCGTGGGATGGATTACCAGGTATTTGCGGACTGCTTCGTCCGTTATGAAGAACGAACCCGCACCTGGACAGACGAGGATAAGGTGGAGCATAAGGAGACCTATACCGTAGCGGTTCCCCTTACCTCCCTGCCGGAAATTTATGCAAGACTGGAAGAAACGCTTGGTCTGTATATTTCCTACGAGAAGCAGGCGAATGCATCAGAAATCTATTACCGGGCATTGCATGGAACTGGCGCACCCGGTGAAGGCGATGGTTTTGACCAGTGGGCAGACTGGATGCCGGACCAGCTCTCTGGTCTGACCTATGATTTGCCTGTGGGTGAGACTGGAGCTGGGGCTGTTCAGCTTGCACTGTCCCGTCTGGGAGATCCCTATTCACAGGAGCGTCGTGGGCAGGGCGATTATACGGACTGCAGCTATTTGGTGCAGTGGGTATACCGCCAGTTGGGAGTTAAGCTCCCCGGTACCGCTGCCGAGCAAGGTAAATACTGTGTGAACAATGGACTTACCATTTCAAAGTCCAACCTGGCATCTGGTGATCTGGTGTTCTGGAGCCATAAGGTAAATGGACGTTATCTCAATATTACCCATGTCGGCATCTATGCAGGTGATGGCAAGGTAGTAGATGCCTCCTCCTCTCGAGGACAGGTGGTATACCGGAATTTGTTTGATGCAGATAAGCAGGTGCTGTATGCAAGACCCTATGTTGAAAATAAAGCTCAGGCATCTTCCTCTGGTTTGCACTCCCCGTTGGGAAACGGCTGGCGCTCCATGGTCACTTCGGAGTTTGGCGGAAGAACAGATCCCATCACCGGAGCATGGTCGGGACATTCCGGACTTGACCTGGGGGCGTCTAAGGGGACTCCAATCCGTGCAGCTGCCGCTGGAACCGTACAGACGGTTAGCTATGGCAGCACCGGATACGGATATTATTTGACCATTGACCATGGCGGAGGAGTGGTCACTCTGTACGGACATTGCTCGGACTTGCTTGTTACGCAAGGACAGACGGTAAAGGCCGGAGAAATTGTGGCGAAGGTGGGCTCAACCGGACGAAGCACCGGGAACCATCTGCATTTTGAGGTGCGGATAAACGGAACGGCCCAAAACCCAAGAAGCTATCTGCCATAG
- a CDS encoding amidoligase family protein: MDMREQRFGIEIEITGVTREQAAKVAAEYFGTDSHYDGTYYNTYSALDSQGRKWKFMSDASITPQRKSGRQTISASDEYKTEMVSPICRWEDIETVQELIRKLRDAGAIANSSCGIHVHVDASPFDANTLRNITNIMAAKEDMIYKALQVTVARQHRWCKPVDNRFLEELNRRRPKSLEQVSRIWYDGEDGRHEHYHDSRYHCLNLHSVFQKGTVEFRLFNSTTHAGKIKSYIQLCMAISAQALNQKCASRTKTQSTNEKYTFRTWLLRLGLIGDEFKTARLHLLEHLDGCIAWKDPAQAQQQKERLRQKKEKALEEAAHTPSSQLEQTIENEQEQAGVDEQSPGLSMSM; encoded by the coding sequence ATGGACATGAGAGAGCAGCGCTTCGGCATTGAGATAGAGATAACCGGCGTGACCCGTGAACAGGCGGCAAAGGTTGCTGCGGAATACTTTGGGACCGACAGCCACTATGACGGAACCTATTATAATACCTACTCTGCTTTGGATTCCCAGGGACGGAAGTGGAAGTTTATGAGCGATGCCAGTATCACGCCCCAGCGTAAATCCGGGCGTCAAACCATATCAGCTTCGGATGAATACAAAACCGAGATGGTCAGCCCGATCTGCCGCTGGGAGGATATCGAAACCGTGCAGGAGCTGATCCGCAAGCTGCGTGATGCCGGTGCCATTGCAAACTCCAGTTGCGGCATCCATGTGCATGTGGATGCCTCCCCCTTTGATGCCAATACACTGCGAAACATCACTAACATCATGGCTGCCAAGGAGGATATGATCTACAAGGCACTGCAGGTAACCGTAGCCAGACAGCACCGCTGGTGTAAGCCGGTGGACAATCGTTTTCTGGAAGAACTCAATCGCCGCAGACCCAAATCGCTGGAGCAGGTCAGCCGTATCTGGTATGACGGAGAGGATGGCCGCCACGAGCATTATCACGATAGTCGTTATCATTGCCTTAACCTCCATAGTGTGTTCCAGAAAGGTACGGTAGAGTTCCGTTTATTCAACAGCACCACCCATGCCGGTAAGATTAAGTCGTACATTCAGCTGTGTATGGCAATTTCCGCACAAGCCCTGAATCAGAAGTGCGCCAGCCGTACAAAGACCCAAAGCACTAATGAAAAATATACCTTTCGCACCTGGCTTCTGCGCCTTGGACTCATCGGGGATGAATTTAAGACTGCAAGGCTTCACCTGCTGGAACATTTGGATGGCTGTATTGCGTGGAAAGACCCTGCACAGGCTCAGCAGCAAAAGGAACGATTAAGACAGAAAAAAGAAAAGGCTCTGGAGGAAGCAGCTCATACACCCTCATCGCAATTAGAGCAAACAATTGAAAATGAGCAGGAACAGGCCGGGGTTGATGAGCAAAGCCCCGGCCTTTCTATGTCAATGTAA
- a CDS encoding DUF6103 family protein produces the protein MKTAVISVCYSTERLEALRQYRTEAELQEGLESVLPALYEKYVPSEVRERIEAAVEGGA, from the coding sequence ATGAAAACAGCGGTAATTTCTGTTTGTTACAGCACAGAAAGGCTGGAGGCCCTCCGGCAGTATCGAACTGAAGCAGAGCTGCAGGAAGGACTGGAATCGGTGCTTCCTGCACTTTATGAAAAGTATGTTCCCTCTGAAGTGCGGGAACGAATTGAAGCAGCGGTGGAAGGTGGCGCGTAG
- a CDS encoding plasmid segregation centromere-binding protein ParR — MRKRYYLSFDMDDPRHREAERLFTQQASRQRTEFVVSSILALEQNVQLEQVVRQAVREELNQLRVTVPSSTNVPEAVVHLEELPDSLIHALEEL, encoded by the coding sequence ATGCGCAAGCGTTACTATCTGTCCTTTGATATGGACGATCCCAGACACCGGGAGGCCGAGCGGCTGTTCACGCAGCAGGCCAGCCGCCAGCGCACAGAATTTGTGGTGTCCAGTATTCTCGCCTTAGAGCAAAATGTTCAGCTGGAACAGGTGGTGCGGCAGGCTGTTCGGGAAGAACTGAATCAGCTCCGGGTAACAGTCCCTTCTTCGACAAATGTCCCGGAGGCCGTTGTGCATCTGGAAGAGCTTCCTGACAGCCTGATCCACGCGTTGGAGGAATTGTAG
- a CDS encoding gamma-glutamylcyclotransferase family protein, whose amino-acid sequence MKNETLYIAYGSNLNLPQMSFRCPTAKVVGVSEIKDYELLFRGSRSSAVATVEPLAGSSVPVLLWKVRPKDELALDRYEGYPNFYRKELFPVELGGRSVNAMVYVMNDGHPLGAPSDYYLNTILEGYKSAGFDSDFLEQAVEKSIRLAQEQQEAEPEQGNLFGQRWW is encoded by the coding sequence ATGAAAAATGAAACCCTGTATATTGCCTATGGCAGTAACCTAAATCTGCCACAGATGTCTTTTCGGTGCCCTACTGCCAAGGTGGTGGGGGTAAGCGAAATCAAGGACTATGAACTATTATTCCGTGGCAGTCGGAGCAGTGCTGTTGCAACGGTGGAACCTCTTGCGGGGTCCAGCGTTCCTGTGCTTCTGTGGAAGGTTCGCCCCAAGGATGAGCTTGCACTTGACCGTTATGAGGGTTACCCGAATTTTTACCGCAAAGAGCTGTTTCCCGTGGAGCTTGGCGGCCGATCTGTTAATGCCATGGTGTATGTGATGAATGACGGTCATCCGCTGGGTGCGCCGTCAGATTACTATCTTAACACGATTCTGGAAGGCTACAAATCCGCAGGCTTTGATTCGGATTTTCTGGAACAGGCGGTGGAAAAGTCTATCCGTCTGGCACAGGAACAGCAGGAAGCCGAGCCGGAACAGGGCAATTTGTTTGGGCAGAGATGGTGGTAA
- a CDS encoding helix-turn-helix transcriptional regulator, translating to METKLEKGALGAAIRAARLEQHYTHEALSELVGITPTHLKHIESEHRKPSIDLLYRLVQALNLSLDALFFPEREDEVFRKTERRMRQCNESQLRILYATMEAMQKEEK from the coding sequence ATGGAAACTAAATTAGAGAAGGGGGCGTTGGGCGCTGCGATCCGTGCGGCACGGCTGGAGCAGCACTATACCCACGAAGCACTGTCCGAACTGGTTGGCATCACCCCCACGCACTTAAAGCATATTGAGAGTGAACACCGTAAGCCTTCCATTGATTTGCTGTATCGTCTGGTTCAGGCATTGAACCTTTCGCTGGATGCTCTGTTCTTCCCGGAACGAGAGGATGAAGTCTTTCGCAAAACCGAGCGGCGTATGCGACAATGCAATGAAAGCCAGTTGCGCATTCTGTACGCAACTATGGAAGCAATGCAGAAGGAAGAGAAGTAG
- a CDS encoding DUF3991 domain-containing protein, whose amino-acid sequence MAYVYFTDEQKQRANAVDLVDFLQRQGEQLVRSGREYRWKRYDSVTVRGNEWFRHSRKEGGRAIDFIQQFYDMSFPDAVSFLLGGESGVEWNQTEKSAPPPRKEFALPEENPDMRRVFAYLIKQRFIDRDVLSHFAHKKLIYEDKQYHNAVFVGLDENAVARHAHKRGTYTQGEPYKGNVEGSDPCYSFHWIGESDTLYVFEAPVDMLSFITLNKQDWKQHSYVTLDGVSEHALLRQLELHTHLKNPVLCLDHDPAGIEATGRLKDILCEKNYYDPAHMDISVLKSEFKDWNEDLKALHGIEPIPAQEHPKLMLLPRVCSGVLEVCRMQSMNQEANARLLNECEQLAPLLRSDNPQRNILEEQCRQTVACALIAIQNTCRQMEIPVSMERVAGWLQAEYKPHEDRGWLRSKAEDIRIAVRDVSSRIRTPGIRTVDEQKLFMRSCLTLALSCMKAQMFIVLEAQEQAPRQEQTVNFTMTM is encoded by the coding sequence ATGGCATATGTATATTTTACTGATGAACAAAAGCAGCGGGCCAATGCAGTGGATCTGGTGGACTTCCTCCAGCGGCAAGGCGAGCAGTTGGTTCGATCCGGCCGGGAATATCGTTGGAAGCGGTATGACAGTGTTACTGTGCGGGGCAACGAATGGTTCCGTCATTCCCGCAAGGAGGGCGGCCGCGCCATTGACTTTATTCAGCAATTCTACGATATGAGCTTCCCCGATGCAGTCTCTTTTCTGCTTGGCGGGGAATCCGGTGTGGAATGGAACCAGACAGAGAAGAGCGCCCCTCCGCCCCGTAAAGAATTTGCACTGCCGGAGGAAAACCCGGACATGCGGAGGGTTTTCGCCTATCTCATCAAGCAGCGCTTCATCGACCGGGACGTCCTGTCCCATTTTGCACACAAAAAGCTCATCTATGAGGATAAGCAGTATCATAACGCCGTGTTTGTAGGGCTGGATGAGAATGCAGTTGCCAGGCACGCCCATAAACGAGGTACTTATACTCAGGGTGAACCTTACAAGGGAAATGTGGAGGGCAGTGATCCCTGTTATAGCTTCCACTGGATCGGGGAAAGTGACACCCTCTATGTCTTTGAAGCTCCGGTGGATATGCTGTCCTTCATTACCTTAAATAAGCAGGACTGGAAGCAGCACAGCTATGTGACGCTGGATGGCGTATCGGAGCATGCCCTGCTGCGCCAGTTGGAGCTGCACACACATCTGAAGAACCCGGTGCTGTGTCTGGACCATGACCCGGCAGGGATTGAAGCCACCGGCCGGCTCAAGGATATTCTCTGCGAGAAGAATTATTATGATCCTGCCCATATGGACATTTCCGTTCTCAAATCGGAGTTTAAGGACTGGAATGAGGACTTAAAGGCTCTTCATGGCATCGAGCCTATTCCGGCACAAGAGCATCCGAAGCTGATGCTTTTGCCGCGGGTGTGTTCGGGAGTGCTGGAGGTTTGTCGAATGCAGTCAATGAATCAGGAGGCGAATGCCCGCCTGCTGAATGAATGTGAACAGCTGGCTCCCCTGTTACGCTCAGATAATCCCCAGCGAAACATATTAGAGGAACAATGCCGCCAGACAGTGGCTTGTGCCTTAATAGCCATTCAGAATACCTGCAGGCAGATGGAAATTCCGGTATCCATGGAGCGTGTAGCAGGCTGGCTGCAGGCGGAATACAAGCCTCATGAGGATAGGGGCTGGCTGCGCTCCAAAGCGGAGGATATTCGAATTGCCGTGAGGGATGTGTCCAGCCGCATCCGTACTCCTGGAATCCGCACGGTAGACGAACAGAAGCTTTTTATGCGTTCCTGCCTTACACTGGCGCTTAGCTGTATGAAAGCGCAAATGTTCATCGTGCTGGAAGCGCAGGAGCAAGCGCCCAGGCAGGAGCAAACTGTAAATTTTACCATGACGATGTGA
- a CDS encoding ParM/StbA family protein, giving the protein MIKLGIDNGNYNTKSSEGMLYASGFAVSDREFITPEMQLFYEGSYYAIGERRLRFQQDKTREQDAFILTLPAIAEAMKRVGVSSTDIMLGVGLPIDSYGTQKEAFHRYFLREDVSFVFEGRPYQCRITDCKVFAQGHAALCRYYPQLKEYRSITLVDIGGYTVDVLTVHNFRLDRASCASLRMGIITLYSRIQDTLQRSGILLSDTLITDAIQGNIQHTASRQIEEAVEQEVLAYCKELFNALRERGLDLRLPTVFAGGGAELLESRLRGDGLNTVAVLNRFANADGYKLLLG; this is encoded by the coding sequence ATGATTAAGCTTGGCATAGACAATGGAAATTACAATACAAAATCCTCGGAGGGGATGCTTTATGCCTCCGGCTTTGCGGTCAGCGACCGGGAATTCATTACACCGGAAATGCAGCTGTTCTATGAGGGCAGCTATTACGCGATTGGAGAACGTCGCCTGCGCTTTCAACAGGATAAAACCAGAGAGCAGGATGCGTTTATTCTTACCCTGCCGGCCATTGCGGAAGCCATGAAACGCGTGGGTGTGAGCAGTACCGACATTATGCTGGGTGTGGGGCTTCCCATTGACAGCTATGGTACACAAAAGGAGGCGTTCCACCGGTATTTTCTGCGGGAAGATGTCTCCTTTGTGTTTGAGGGCAGACCTTACCAGTGTCGTATTACAGACTGTAAGGTGTTCGCACAGGGACATGCGGCGTTGTGCCGCTATTATCCTCAGCTGAAGGAATACCGCAGTATTACCCTCGTTGATATCGGCGGATATACGGTGGATGTTCTTACCGTCCACAATTTCAGACTGGATAGAGCCAGCTGTGCCAGCCTTCGGATGGGAATCATCACCTTATACAGCCGCATTCAGGATACCCTTCAACGAAGCGGTATCCTGCTTTCAGACACCTTAATAACCGATGCTATCCAGGGCAATATTCAGCATACTGCCAGCAGGCAGATCGAAGAAGCTGTGGAGCAAGAGGTCTTGGCCTACTGCAAAGAGCTGTTTAATGCACTCCGGGAACGAGGGCTTGATCTGCGGCTCCCCACTGTGTTTGCGGGCGGTGGTGCTGAACTTCTGGAATCCCGGCTGCGCGGGGATGGACTCAATACTGTGGCGGTGCTGAACCGGTTTGCAAATGCAGACGGATACAAGCTTCTGCTGGGTTAG
- a CDS encoding DUF6329 domain-containing protein: MLKLQAIFERKVSEFPLRECVIEKAVELPEAEYTRFRSGLLRDAPFISESTDSMYMEKNGTYHCLLVLGENQSDGVLVEAEGFGYARYSSYLPGARDYLTTQLNELANQIIREGTQSTSNGTWAIYFDEIQEQHGVNLKDSDYISTMLCDLLSVRQEMAEIEPLEDGLDMTFYLDYCPNLENDTLSEGDAGDQTLRLKELIRVPFENLHLVHHEVDMDPSTIVYLDSATLTEEGKQAWEDVLNAQVLRVFHGIYGM, encoded by the coding sequence ATGTTGAAGCTACAGGCAATATTTGAACGAAAGGTATCAGAGTTCCCTTTAAGGGAGTGTGTGATTGAAAAGGCAGTGGAGCTTCCGGAAGCGGAATATACCCGTTTCCGTTCCGGATTGCTTCGGGACGCTCCCTTTATTTCAGAGAGTACCGATTCCATGTACATGGAGAAAAACGGAACATACCATTGTCTTCTGGTGTTGGGAGAAAACCAATCTGATGGTGTTCTTGTTGAAGCAGAGGGATTTGGCTATGCCAGGTATTCCAGTTATCTTCCGGGGGCAAGAGATTATCTGACCACCCAATTAAATGAGCTTGCGAACCAGATTATTCGGGAAGGTACTCAAAGCACCTCCAATGGCACATGGGCCATTTATTTTGATGAGATACAAGAGCAGCATGGTGTGAATCTAAAGGACAGCGATTACATCAGCACGATGCTGTGTGACCTTCTCTCGGTTCGGCAGGAAATGGCTGAAATTGAACCATTGGAGGACGGTCTCGACATGACCTTCTATCTGGATTACTGCCCAAATCTGGAGAATGACACTTTGAGTGAAGGGGATGCCGGAGATCAAACATTGCGCTTAAAGGAGCTGATCCGTGTACCTTTTGAAAACCTCCATCTTGTGCATCACGAGGTGGATATGGACCCTTCCACCATTGTGTATCTTGACTCTGCCACCTTGACAGAGGAAGGAAAACAGGCATGGGAGGATGTGCTGAATGCACAGGTACTTAGAGTGTTTCACGGAATTTATGGCATGTAG
- the mobP3 gene encoding MobP3 family relaxase: MPRIIFKCRYLKNAAAHAENLVTYVATRDGVEKLPERMRNRPVTEKQKLLVSDILEQFPDSTGLFEYEDYLAKPTMENASEFISAALDQNLDQLAHKEVYVNYIATRPHAERLDTHGLFSDEDIPLVLSQTAQEVAEHTGNIWTPIISLRREDAARLGYDNAAAWMALLRKQRNVFAQQMKIEPENLRWYAAYHDEGHHPHCHMIVYSVDPREGFVTKPGIEAMRSSLAREIFQQDLLQIYAEQTERRNALTSQSRDALQVLLVQMQTGACDNPVLEELLSQLAERLRHTTGKKQYGYLKAPVKELVNRIVDELAKEERVAAAYAQWYELRNEVLRTYRDELPPPLPLSQQKEFKQIKNMVIAEAVRLGNQEFTFEGDDQAEPPLEYEPIMEETFIPEDLEVMPDTEPDEELTGEAEDDRSEPDNDHDFESTNVHSGSTDTVSSSGEPHIAWNSRYKQARAFLYGSDLLEPDFEQALALFLLEAEDGNALAMHDLGRMYTDGLGTEIDADTAFVWYGKALTAFMAIEAKKEHRYIEYRIGKLYAAGLGTEQNYAEAADWFQQAASKRHKYAQYSLGGLYYRGQGVEHDFQTAFSLYQRSATQGMPYADYELAKMYRDGVGTAPNADEADLHFEAAFQGFLQVERQSRDDKLQYRLGQMLYTGTGTEKDVDEALRYFEKSARLGNVHAQYMLGKIYLDADSGHFNAEKAILWLTISADNGNALAQYALGKLFRDGNHVEKDISKAIALFTLAAEQDNSYAAYALGKLYLQGDDTPKDMDAALKWLTKSADLGNQFAQYALGKLYLTSEDVPKNISKALELFQKSAEQGNQYAQYQLGKLYLKGEDVPKNMEDAIRWLTAAAEQENQYAQYQLGKLYLLGEDVTKNIEVAIRWLTASAEQGNQYAQYALGKLYLLGRDTPHDREAAVRWLTLSAEQGNLYAQFFLDHLDSFRDPSLFLAVTRLLHHASRIFQEEARRLPGAPGMHTDSKLRRRLRQKKIAQGHAPDDHEQKFTAY, from the coding sequence ATGCCGCGAATTATCTTTAAATGCCGTTACTTAAAAAATGCGGCGGCTCATGCGGAAAATCTGGTAACCTATGTTGCCACACGGGATGGTGTAGAAAAGCTTCCGGAGCGGATGCGAAACCGTCCTGTCACGGAAAAGCAAAAGCTGCTGGTATCGGATATTTTGGAGCAGTTTCCGGATTCCACCGGGCTGTTCGAGTATGAGGATTATCTGGCGAAGCCTACCATGGAAAACGCCTCTGAATTTATCTCCGCTGCCTTGGATCAGAATCTTGACCAGCTGGCACACAAGGAAGTCTATGTCAACTATATTGCTACCCGCCCTCATGCTGAACGACTGGATACCCATGGCCTTTTCTCCGATGAGGATATTCCGCTGGTATTGTCACAGACAGCGCAGGAGGTGGCGGAACATACCGGAAACATCTGGACGCCCATCATATCGTTGCGGCGGGAAGATGCCGCCCGGCTGGGGTATGACAATGCCGCCGCATGGATGGCGCTGCTGCGTAAGCAGCGGAATGTCTTTGCCCAGCAGATGAAAATCGAACCGGAGAACCTGCGGTGGTATGCTGCCTATCACGATGAGGGACATCACCCTCACTGCCATATGATTGTGTATTCGGTTGATCCCCGTGAGGGCTTTGTAACAAAGCCGGGCATTGAAGCCATGCGAAGCAGTCTGGCGCGGGAAATCTTTCAGCAGGATCTGCTCCAGATTTATGCAGAGCAGACAGAGCGTAGAAATGCACTGACATCGCAGAGTCGGGATGCCCTGCAGGTACTTCTGGTACAAATGCAGACCGGTGCCTGTGACAATCCCGTGCTGGAGGAACTACTTTCTCAGCTGGCAGAACGGCTTCGGCACACCACCGGTAAAAAGCAGTATGGCTATCTAAAAGCACCAGTTAAGGAACTGGTGAACCGGATCGTGGATGAACTGGCGAAGGAAGAACGTGTGGCAGCGGCTTACGCCCAATGGTACGAGCTTCGCAATGAGGTACTGCGTACTTACAGAGATGAGCTTCCGCCACCACTCCCTCTTTCTCAGCAAAAGGAATTTAAACAGATAAAGAATATGGTAATTGCGGAAGCAGTCCGGCTGGGCAATCAGGAGTTCACCTTTGAGGGGGATGATCAGGCGGAACCGCCTCTGGAGTATGAACCTATCATGGAGGAAACGTTCATTCCGGAGGATCTGGAAGTGATGCCAGATACGGAGCCTGACGAGGAATTGACTGGGGAAGCAGAAGACGATCGGTCCGAGCCTGACAACGATCATGACTTCGAATCGACCAACGTACATTCCGGCAGTACGGATACAGTGTCATCCAGCGGTGAACCACATATCGCATGGAACAGCCGCTATAAGCAGGCCCGAGCATTCCTATACGGCAGTGATCTTTTAGAGCCGGACTTTGAACAGGCCCTTGCCCTATTTCTGCTGGAAGCGGAAGACGGCAATGCCCTTGCCATGCATGATCTGGGAAGAATGTACACAGACGGTCTGGGTACAGAGATTGATGCAGATACTGCCTTTGTCTGGTACGGAAAGGCTCTTACCGCTTTTATGGCGATTGAAGCCAAAAAGGAACATCGGTATATAGAATATCGTATCGGTAAGCTTTATGCAGCGGGACTTGGCACGGAGCAGAACTACGCAGAAGCGGCAGACTGGTTTCAGCAAGCGGCTTCCAAGCGTCACAAATACGCCCAATATTCCCTTGGCGGTTTATATTACCGGGGCCAGGGTGTGGAGCATGATTTTCAGACGGCATTCAGCCTGTACCAACGCTCCGCTACTCAGGGAATGCCCTATGCGGATTATGAGCTGGCAAAGATGTATCGGGACGGAGTTGGAACAGCGCCAAACGCTGACGAAGCGGACCTGCACTTTGAGGCCGCCTTCCAGGGCTTTTTGCAGGTGGAACGGCAAAGTCGTGATGACAAGCTGCAATACCGCCTTGGACAGATGCTTTACACCGGAACCGGAACAGAAAAAGATGTGGACGAGGCTCTTCGCTATTTTGAAAAATCTGCCCGGCTGGGGAATGTCCACGCACAATATATGCTGGGGAAAATTTATCTGGATGCGGACAGCGGGCATTTTAACGCGGAGAAAGCCATCCTATGGCTCACAATATCAGCGGACAACGGCAATGCGCTGGCACAATATGCTCTCGGAAAGCTTTTCCGGGACGGAAATCATGTAGAAAAGGATATATCAAAAGCAATTGCGCTTTTTACACTGGCAGCAGAGCAGGATAATTCCTACGCCGCCTATGCGCTGGGAAAGCTCTATCTGCAGGGAGATGACACACCCAAGGATATGGATGCCGCATTAAAGTGGCTGACAAAATCTGCTGACCTTGGCAACCAATTTGCGCAGTATGCGCTTGGGAAGCTGTACCTGACTAGCGAGGATGTGCCAAAGAACATTTCCAAGGCGCTGGAACTGTTTCAAAAGTCAGCGGAGCAAGGCAATCAATATGCACAGTACCAGCTCGGTAAGCTTTATCTGAAAGGTGAGGATGTTCCAAAAAACATGGAAGATGCCATTCGTTGGCTGACCGCTGCCGCCGAACAGGAAAATCAATATGCGCAGTACCAGCTTGGGAAGCTGTATCTGCTTGGCGAAGATGTTACTAAGAATATAGAAGTTGCCATACGCTGGCTGACGGCTTCGGCGGAACAAGGTAACCAGTATGCGCAATACGCTCTCGGTAAACTTTATCTGCTGGGACGGGATACCCCCCATGACCGGGAGGCCGCTGTACGATGGCTCACCCTTTCTGCAGAACAGGGCAATTTATATGCACAGTTTTTTCTTGACCATCTGGATTCGTTCCGGGACCCTTCCCTATTTCTGGCTGTCACCCGGCTCTTACATCATGCCAGCCGGATATTTCAGGAGGAAGCCAGAAGACTGCCAGGTGCTCCCGGTATGCACACGGATAGCAAACTGCGCAGAAGGCTCCGGCAGAAAAAGATCGCCCAGGGCCATGCTCCGGACGATCACGAACAAAAATTTACAGCCTATTAA